From Sphingorhabdus sp. SMR4y:
CAGGGTCACACGGCTGATGAAACTGCTGATGCCACGGGAATCGCGGACACTGCCATCTGGGTTGAAAGCTGGCGTACCGGGCGCAAGCTTCACATAATCATCGATATCCTGATATTGTGCGGCAACACGGATGCCGAGCGTATCGGTAAGTGGACCGGAAATATGTCCACCGATGGTGTAGCCATTTTCTTCAAATTCATAGGAAGCTTTGCCGGCCATTTCCCAATCCCGGGTCGGGTTTGCGGAACGGATGGCAAAGACACCGCCGGACGCGCTTTTGCCGAAGAACAGTGACTGCGGTCCTTTCAGGACGTCAATCTGCTGGACGTCAAAGAAGCCGGCCTGAACAATCCGCATCGTGCTCACCTGAACACCGTCGAAATCGAAAGCAACTGCGGAGTCGAAGGCTGCCGAAATATTGGACGATCCGACACCGCGCAGGCTGATCTGGCCGCCAGAACCGGAACCGCCGACCTGCACATTGAGCGCGGGCACACGGCTCACCACGTCAGCGATTTCATTGACCTGGAATTTTTCCAGCGTGTCGCCGCCGATGGCGGTAACCGTTACCGGCACTTCCTGCAAAGTTTCGGTCTGCTTACGGGCAACCACGGTGATGACATTGCTATCATCATATTCGACAGCGTCCTGTGCATAGGCTGGCGCTGCGATACCGGCAAAAGCCAGACTCGCTGCAGAACCCATCAGCAGCCCCCGGACGGAATTGCGGGGCAATATTGTATCAAGACGTGTCGATTGTGAACTCATAAGAACCTCCAAAAAAAATACCTCAGTTCTGAACCTGAGGTATATCCAAACTTGGCGGCTTTTTATCTGCCGCCTTGATTGCAAGCGAGTAACAGGTCCGTTGGAGCCTGCTACTGTCACTTTCGCTATCTGGTGAACTTGAGCATCACCAAAAATGACAGGCCGGAGTCAGCTTGCGCTGCCCCGGCCCGTTTTGATCAAATGGAAAGACGGTTAGAACTTGAAGGCGGCCTCCACAAAGACCTGACGGCCACGATTTTGCGTAACGACGAGATCGTCGCCAACACCCGGCTCGAGGAACGGACGCCCGCCACTGGTATTGATCCAGATTTCGTCGGTCAGGTTGACGCCAACCAGCGACAATTTCCATTTGCCGTCGGGATCGCCAACCGAGATCGACCCGTCGATCGAGACATAGCTGTCCTGCTTGAGATCCGAGACGGAATCCTCGTTGGTGAAATAGGATCCGCTATACTGGAGGTTGCCGTTCAGTCCGAGTTCGAGCGAATCTCCCATCGGAATCGACCAGTCGAAGGCCGCGTTGGCAGCAAATTTGGGAGCGCGCGCAGCCCTGCGTCCATCGATATCCTCACCCGATGTCGTCACGAAGGGAGCGCTGAACTTGGCGTCCGTATAGGCAAGCGAACCGGAGAGATTCAGACCCTCGACCGGTGTCCGCCATCCCCATTCGACATCCACACCCTTGCTCGTCAGCTGACTGGCATTGAAGGTCTGGAACTGGACCGTGGCGGCATCGAAATTCTGCACCTGCAGGTCGTCAAACACATAATAGAAGACCGAGGTATTCAAGGTCACAGTCCGGTCTGCAAATTGCGCCTTGACGCCGACTTCGCCCCCCAGCCCCGTCTCGGACTTGAATTTCAGCGCATCGGCGACCGCCTGGCGGACGGCTGGATCCGGATCATTGAAGCCCAGCAGGCTGTTCGAAGGCAACGCACTATTGTCGATACCCCCGGACTTGAAGCCTGTCTTGAAGGCACCGTAGATATTAATGTCCGGCGTTGCCTGATATTTGATCGAGACTTCCGGCGAGAAGTTGGAGTCCTTGAAAGTGATCGGTCCGGAAAAGAAACCGCTGCTTATGAAGGCGGGCGTCGCTGACAGGAATGTATGAACATAAGGAACGCTGATCCGCGAGACTTTCTTCTCGTCGGTCCAGCGCACACCGCCTGACAACTCGAGCTGGTCCGTCAGGTCCAGGGTCGCGCTGGCGAACAATGACAAGGCTTCCGTCTTGGTATTCTGCTTCTTGAACCAGTCATAGGTATTTCCGGTCACCGGATCGGGTCCGACGAAGGAAATGTTGACCCCCTGTTGCGAGGTGTTGAAATCGATGTTGCGATCTTCGTAAAACGCCCCGACCATGAAGTTGAACATACCGTCAAAGTCACTCGAGATACGCAGCTCTTGCGTATATTGCTCGGTCTTGTTCTGCGGATCGCTACAGCCTGCATTGGCGGGAACGGTCGGAGAAAATTGACCGACATAGGCATAGCAATCGGTATCGACCGCATCGAGGCTGAGATAGCCGGACACCGATGACAAGGTCAGCGTGTCGGAGAGATCCAGATCCCACTTCAGCCGTCCGAAGAAGATTTCGGTTTCACCATAAGGCACGCCATTTTCAAAGCGCGGCTTTCCTGCCGAGCCGTCGGGAAGCTGACCGGTCAAGGCAGCAGCACCGTCGGAGTGATGGTAGAGACCGTCGCTATCGTTACAGTCGGCATTGGACGGAATGACCAGACCGCCGGAGAGCAGATAGACAGGATCTGCCACGCCATTGGCACCGCAGTTGATATCGGAATGGCCAACCGCGCCGTCATTTTCGTTTTTGACATAGTTCAGCTTCAGATTGGCGCTGAAATTGTCCAGCGGATCCCATTGCAGGGTCACACGACTGACAAAACTCTGCAGTCCGCGCGAATCCCGAACACTGCCATCCGGATTGAAGGCCGCCGTGCCCGGCGCAAGCTTCACATAATCCTCGATATCCTGATATTGCGCTGCCACACGGATACCCAGCGTATCGGTGACGGGACCGGAAATATGTCCGCCGATCGTATAGGCTTTTTCCTCGAATTCGTAGGATGCCTTGCCGGCCACTTCCCAGACCGAAGTAGGGTCGGCAGACCGAACCGCGAATACACCGGCCGAGGCACTCTTGCCGAAGAACAGCGATTGCGGCCCCTTGAGAACGTCGATCTGCTGGACGTCGAAGAAACCCGCCTGAACCATCCGCATGGTGCTGACCTGAACGCCGTCGAAATCGAAAGCGACCGCCGAGTCAAATGATGCCGAGATATTGGAGGAACCGACGCCGCGCAGGCTGATCTGGCCACCCGAACCGGAGCCACCAACCTGCACATTGAGCGCGGGCACGCGGCTTACCACGTCGGCGATTTCATTGACCTGATATTTTTCCAGCGTATCGCTGCCAATCGCGGTCACGGTCACCGGGACTTCCTGCAAGGTCTCCGTCTGCTTACGGGCAATAACGGTGATCACCGAGGACTCGTCAATCTCGTCGGAATCCTGTGCCGATGCCGGTGCTGCAAGCCCGACGCAAGCGGTCGCTGCAGCAGAGCCCAGCAAGAGCGATCTGATCGCTCTGCTTTTCAGGATGGTTTTGTGGCGTGGTGCATATCTGGTCATTGCTCTCTCCCAAATGGCTCGGCCTTTGCGACCAATGCCGTTCTATCAATTTTGGCGGTTTACCCGCCTATTGTAGGATCATCTTAAGCCTGCGTTTCAGATCGCTCTGCTAACCAAATTGATAGCAAATGCTGAAAACTGTGCTGTTCACGCAACAAATAGACGTCCTGCATCAGCAATCGGTAACGGCGTCAACGAAGACGCTAACGATATTAGGGATTGCGCTGGGCGAGCGCTCGACGCCTATTGATCGAATATAATGCCACTTTTCAGAACGGGAGATTGACTGATGGGCCGCCTCAAGGGAAAAATCGCTATTGTCACCGGAGCCGGCTCCGGCCTCGGCAAAGCGATCAGCGAAGCATTTGCCGCTGAAGGCGCGCAAGTCGTATTGACCGATATTGATATCGAGGCTGCTACAAATGCCGCCGAAACGATCGGATCCCCTGCCATCGCCTTGGAACAGGATGTTGTCGATGAAACGCGCTGGGACGAAATATTCGCGGCAACCGCCGACACGTTCGGCACGCCTCATATTCTGGTGAACAATGCTGGCCTGGTCATTCCCGGCACGATCGAGGATTGTTCGCTGGAATTGTTCCGCAAACAGAATGCCGTCATGCTCGACGGTGTGTTTCTGGGCTGCCGCGCTGCGGTCAGAGCGATGAAATCCAACGACCAGCCAAGCTCGATCATCAATCTCAGTTCGATGGCGGCCCTCCAGGGCTATTCGCCATTTGTCGCCTATAGCGCCGCCAAGGGGGGCGTGCGCTCCATGACAAAGTCGGTGGCGCTGCACTGCAAGGAACAGGATTACCCGATCCGCTGCAACAGCCTCCATCCCGCCGGGATCGACACCCCGATGGTGCGACAGGAAGCGGTCGGCGCATCCGGCGGTGAAACACCGGCAATAGGGATGATAAAAATCGGCGACCTGGGTCACCCGAATGATGTCGCAAATTTGTGCGTCTATCTGGCCAGCGATGAATCGCGCTTCATGACCGCCGGCGAATATCCGGTCGACAACGGCGTGCTGTACAAACCCGCCTGATCTCAGGAGGCGGCTGCACCCATTGCGGCCGCCATCTGATTCTGGAATTCCGCAAGATCGAAATAGTCGCGCCACTTGGCGATCTTGCCTTCGCGCATTTCAAACGTCCCCATGACGCGGATCGCGATCCACTGTCCGTTGATCCGGAACTTGTCAGTCCGCTCGGTGAGAACCGTGTCACCTTCGGCGACAATATGATGGACGATCCATTCCGCGCCATCCGAGCCCATGCCTGATCCCTCGAAAAAGGCCCGGACCGCGTCGATCCCGACGCATGGTTCCATCGGGATATTATGATAGAAAATATCGTCTGCCATCGCCGCATAGATCGCGTCATAATCCAGCCGGTTCCAGGCTTCGATAAAGTCGAGAACCTGTTGCTTGCTGTCGGACATGGTGAAATTCCCTTCTATTCTTCCGGCGAAACGTCGAGGATCAT
This genomic window contains:
- a CDS encoding limonene-1,2-epoxide hydrolase family protein; translation: MSDSKQQVLDFIEAWNRLDYDAIYAAMADDIFYHNIPMEPCVGIDAVRAFFEGSGMGSDGAEWIVHHIVAEGDTVLTERTDKFRINGQWIAIRVMGTFEMREGKIAKWRDYFDLAEFQNQMAAAMGAAAS
- a CDS encoding SDR family oxidoreductase, which gives rise to MGRLKGKIAIVTGAGSGLGKAISEAFAAEGAQVVLTDIDIEAATNAAETIGSPAIALEQDVVDETRWDEIFAATADTFGTPHILVNNAGLVIPGTIEDCSLELFRKQNAVMLDGVFLGCRAAVRAMKSNDQPSSIINLSSMAALQGYSPFVAYSAAKGGVRSMTKSVALHCKEQDYPIRCNSLHPAGIDTPMVRQEAVGASGGETPAIGMIKIGDLGHPNDVANLCVYLASDESRFMTAGEYPVDNGVLYKPA
- a CDS encoding TonB-dependent receptor, whose translation is MTRYAPRHKTILKSRAIRSLLLGSAAATACVGLAAPASAQDSDEIDESSVITVIARKQTETLQEVPVTVTAIGSDTLEKYQVNEIADVVSRVPALNVQVGGSGSGGQISLRGVGSSNISASFDSAVAFDFDGVQVSTMRMVQAGFFDVQQIDVLKGPQSLFFGKSASAGVFAVRSADPTSVWEVAGKASYEFEEKAYTIGGHISGPVTDTLGIRVAAQYQDIEDYVKLAPGTAAFNPDGSVRDSRGLQSFVSRVTLQWDPLDNFSANLKLNYVKNENDGAVGHSDINCGANGVADPVYLLSGGLVIPSNADCNDSDGLYHHSDGAAALTGQLPDGSAGKPRFENGVPYGETEIFFGRLKWDLDLSDTLTLSSVSGYLSLDAVDTDCYAYVGQFSPTVPANAGCSDPQNKTEQYTQELRISSDFDGMFNFMVGAFYEDRNIDFNTSQQGVNISFVGPDPVTGNTYDWFKKQNTKTEALSLFASATLDLTDQLELSGGVRWTDEKKVSRISVPYVHTFLSATPAFISSGFFSGPITFKDSNFSPEVSIKYQATPDINIYGAFKTGFKSGGIDNSALPSNSLLGFNDPDPAVRQAVADALKFKSETGLGGEVGVKAQFADRTVTLNTSVFYYVFDDLQVQNFDAATVQFQTFNASQLTSKGVDVEWGWRTPVEGLNLSGSLAYTDAKFSAPFVTTSGEDIDGRRAARAPKFAANAAFDWSIPMGDSLELGLNGNLQYSGSYFTNEDSVSDLKQDSYVSIDGSISVGDPDGKWKLSLVGVNLTDEIWINTSGGRPFLEPGVGDDLVVTQNRGRQVFVEAAFKF